The following nucleotide sequence is from Saccharothrix texasensis.
TCGCCGTGCCCGGGGAAGTGCTTGGCGGTGGCCGACACCCCGCCCCGCTCGTACCCCCGGACCTGCGCCTCGACGAGTCGGGCCGTCAACTCCGGGTCCTCGGCGAACGAGCGGACGCCGATCACCGGGTTGAGCGCGTTGACGTTGACGTCGGCGACCGGCGCGAAGTCCTGGTTGACGCCCATCGCGCGCAGCTCCCGGCCGGCGATCAGGGCCGCCTCGCCCGCCGCCTCCGGGTCGCGGGCCGCGCCCAGCGCCATGTTGCCGGGGAACGGCGTGACCGGTTCCCCGATCCGCGACACCACGCCGTACTCCTGGTCGGTGCTCACCAGGGCGGGGATCGAGGACACCCGCTGGATGCCGTTCGAGAGCGCCGCGACCTGCGCGGGGTCGGCCGTGTTGCCGGACCACGCGAAGTAGATGATGCCGCCGAGGTGGTACTTCCCGATCAGCTGCTCGGCGTTGTCCACGCCGTGCTGGCGCCGGTTGGCGGCCACCGAAGCCGGGTCGGCCGTGTCGACCGTCGCGCCGTAGGCGTAGGTGACGAACAGCTGGCCGACCTTCTCCTCCAGGCTCATCCGCCGCACCGCGTCCGCCACCACGTCGCCGGTGGCGGACGCGGTGACCGCCGGGGCCGAGGCGACCAGCAGGGCCGACACGCCGACGAGCACCTGTCGACGGTTGAGGATTTTCCTCATGCGCTCTCCTACAGTGAGGAAATCACCATTCCGGTCGAATGTACGCATTCCCAGCCGGCACCGACATCGTCCGTTAGGGGGGATCGGCCGGACCGCGCCTCCGCCGACGGCGACCGCGGCGGCGGGCCAGGTCGACGCGGCGGCCGGCCGGATGAGGGCACCTCCGACCCGATGTGCACCCGAGTGCGAGCCAGAGTCACGGTCAGGTCAGGCCGTCACCGGTGCCCGCCCGCTCCCGGATGCCCGCGCCACCCGGGCAGCGCAGCGCGGCTCCCTCGAGGCTGAGCCAGGACGAAACGCCTCATCGGGTCACCGCTGTCGCGGACCGCGCCGCGCGGATGCGGTCGTGGATGCTCGCGGCGTCGGCGTGCAGGCCGCGGTCGGCGTAGATCGTGGCGGCCTCCCGCCAACAGGCGACGGCTTCCTCCACGTGGCCGAGTCGGTGCAGGGAGGTCGCCAGGATGGCGAGCGGAGGGGCGAGGGTCTCGTCCTGGCTGCCGAGGGAACGGCGACCGAGGGCGATCGCCCGCCGGCAGTGGCCGATGGCGGTGTCGTGGTCGTTGACGCCCTGCCAGGCTCCGGCCAGGACCGCGAGCGCGCACGCCTCGCCGTCGGGGTCACCGATCCGGCGCCGTAACCGCGCGCTGCGTTCGGCGTGGTCGATCGCCTGTCGGTGGGCGCCGAGGTCGACGTGGACCGCGGCGATCATCCCCTCGACCACCGCCTCCCAACGACCGGTGTCGAAGCCGCGGCTGAGCGCGAGGGCGTCCACGAGGTGGCCGAGCGCTTCGGTGTGGCGGCCCTGCCGGCGCAGCAGTTGGCCGAGCTCGTTCAGGGCGGCGATCCGGATGTGGGTGTTGCCGACCTCCTGCGCCACGGTGACCGCACGGGCCAGGTCGGCCTCGGCGTCGGGCCGGTGCAGGTGGCCCAGGGCCTCCCCGCGGGCCAGCAGGACATTGGCCTCGTGCGCGCGGTCGCCGACTCGGCGCGCCGCGATCAGCCCCACGTCCGAGGTCTGGATCCGCTCCTCCCAACCGCCCATCAGGATGAGGAACCCGAAGGCGTCGACCAGCTCGACGGCCTGCCGGTCCATGCACCGGTCGACCGCGTGGCGCAGGGCGGCGACCAGGTTGGCCCGCTCGTCGGTGAACCAGGTCCAGGCGTGGTCGCGGTCGACGACGGGATGCGGGTGGTCCGGTTCGAGCAGGTCGGTCACCAGGCGGGTGCTGGTGGGGTAGAGCTGCTTGTCGGCGACGTGGGCGGTGTGGTTGTACCAGGTCAGCAACGCGTGGGTGGCACGGCGGCGATCGGCGGCGCTGTCGTGGTGGCGGGCCAGCTCGGCGGCGTAGGCGCGCAGCAGGTCGTGGAAGCGGTAGCGGCCCTTGGCGACCGGTTCGATGAGGTGCGCGTCCGCCAGGGCGTCGAGCAGCAAGCGCGCCCGGTGCGGTGGGAGGTGGGCGAGTGCCGCCGCCGCGGGCGGTGACAGGTCCGGACCGGGGTGCAGGCCGAGGCGTCGGAACAGGAACCCTTCCGGTCGGGGGAGCTGCTCGTAGGACCAGGCCAGCACTTTGCGGACCGCGGCCCGGGGGTCCTGCCCCCAGGTCAGCGCATCCAGCCTGGAGTCCTCGTCGACGAGTTCGGCGACGATGTCGGCGACGGAGAGGTGCTGGTGGGCGGCCACGCGCCCGGCGGCGATCCGCAGCGCCAGCGGAAGTCCGGCGCACAGCCGGATCAGCTCGTCCACGGCGACGGTCTCCGCGTCCGCCCGCGCCGGGCCGATGATGCCGACGACCAGGCTCAGGGCTTCGGGCGGCGACAGCACGTCGAGGGTGAGCCGGTGGGCGGCGTCCGTCACCACGAGGCCGGTGAGGTTGTCCCGACTGGTGACCAGCACCATGCAGCCCGGCGTCCCGGGCAGCAGCGGTCGAACCTGCTCGGCGCTGTTGGCGTTGTCGAGCACGATCAACACCCGGCGTCCCGCCAGCAGCGTTCGGAACAGCCCGGAGCGGGCGCCGAGCCCCGCGGGCACCGCCGCGGCCGGCACCCCGAGCGCCACCAGGAAGTCGTCGAGGGCCTCGTCGGGGCTCGCGGGCCGACCGGGACCGTAGCCGCGCAGGTTGGTGTGCAGCGTGCCGTCCGGGAACCGGTGCTGGACGTGGTGCGCCCAGTGCATCGCGAGCGTCGTCTTGCCGACGCCTCCAGAGCCGTCCAGCGCGGAGATCACCACGGCGTGCCCACCGTGCTGACCGCTCTCCGGCGGCAGCAGGGCGTCCAGCGCGGCCAGGTGGTCGGCACGACCGGTGAAGTCGCGGATCGACTGCGGCAGCTGCCGTGGCACGGGTGGCGCGGCGGTCCCCGGCAGGCTCGTGACCGGGATCTGCCGGTGCCGGGTGGACCGCCGGTCCAGCCCACCGCTGCCGAGGTCTTCGGCGGCCCCCGCAGGGCTTCTCCGGTGCCGGCGGAGCCCGCCGTCCCGGTGGGGCCGGGCTTCGCCGCGCAGGATCCGCTGGTGCAGCCGGCTCACGTCGGCCCCGGGATCGACGCCGAGTTCCTCGGCGAGTCGGTTCCTCAGCCGGCCGAACACGATCATCGCGTCCGCTCGCCGGCCGCAGCGGTC
It contains:
- a CDS encoding AfsR/SARP family transcriptional regulator, with product MDFGVLGRLEVRTARGRLELTRPRQQRVLAALLLAPNSVVPLAKLVEVGWGDEPPSTAVKQVRNCVSALRERLGDVDRQVITTEDPGYRIRVRPDQLDSLRFAKGVADARHCVGEGALDRGVEHVRAALGLWRGPAIDGLDSPTLARSAMRLAEQRLTALELYADWLAELGEHREVVDELAEAVHEHPLRERLHAQLMDALDRCGRRADAMIVFGRLRNRLAEELGVDPGADVSRLHQRILRGEARPHRDGGLRRHRRSPAGAAEDLGSGGLDRRSTRHRQIPVTSLPGTAAPPVPRQLPQSIRDFTGRADHLAALDALLPPESGQHGGHAVVISALDGSGGVGKTTLAMHWAHHVQHRFPDGTLHTNLRGYGPGRPASPDEALDDFLVALGVPAAAVPAGLGARSGLFRTLLAGRRVLIVLDNANSAEQVRPLLPGTPGCMVLVTSRDNLTGLVVTDAAHRLTLDVLSPPEALSLVVGIIGPARADAETVAVDELIRLCAGLPLALRIAAGRVAAHQHLSVADIVAELVDEDSRLDALTWGQDPRAAVRKVLAWSYEQLPRPEGFLFRRLGLHPGPDLSPPAAAALAHLPPHRARLLLDALADAHLIEPVAKGRYRFHDLLRAYAAELARHHDSAADRRRATHALLTWYNHTAHVADKQLYPTSTRLVTDLLEPDHPHPVVDRDHAWTWFTDERANLVAALRHAVDRCMDRQAVELVDAFGFLILMGGWEERIQTSDVGLIAARRVGDRAHEANVLLARGEALGHLHRPDAEADLARAVTVAQEVGNTHIRIAALNELGQLLRRQGRHTEALGHLVDALALSRGFDTGRWEAVVEGMIAAVHVDLGAHRQAIDHAERSARLRRRIGDPDGEACALAVLAGAWQGVNDHDTAIGHCRRAIALGRRSLGSQDETLAPPLAILATSLHRLGHVEEAVACWREAATIYADRGLHADAASIHDRIRAARSATAVTR